CTCGAACCTGGCGCCGCCGGACTCGCTCTCGGTCAGGGTGCACGTCCACCCGTACACCGAACAGATCTCCCTGACGAACGTGAGCCCGAGCCCCGAGCCGCCGGCGTCGGCCGCCGTGGTGAACCCCACGTCGAAGACGGACGCGCGCTCGTCGGCCGGGACGCCGGGACCGTCGTCGGCGACGAAAAAGCCGTCGTCAGTGCCGCCGACGCGAACGGTCACGTCGTCGCCCCCGTGGATCACCGCGTTCTCGAGCAGGTTCCTGAACATGAGGTGGATGTACGTCTCGTCGGCGCGCACTACACCGTCGAGGGCGACCTCGAGTCGTGCCTCGGGTGTCGCGACACCCGCCCACGCCTCCCGAACGACCGCGGAGAGTTCGATCGGCGTGGTTTCGCCGACCGCCTCCCGTCCCTGTACGAGAATCAGCATGACGTCGACGATGCTCTCGATGCGGTCGAACGCCTCCGTGACGTACTCGACCGCTTGCGGGGCGGTCTCCGTCGGCAGTCGCTGGCTGTAGATCTGGCCGATCGAGACGGGGTTTCGAAGCTCGTGTGCGAGCATGCCGGCGAAGCTCTCGAGGCGGGTGTTCGACCGCTCGAGTTCGACGACCGTCTCCTCGAGTTCGGTCCGGTACTCGTGGCGCTCGATCGCCGCCGCGAGGACGTTCGCGACGCTCTGTACGAAGGTGACGTCGTACTCGGTGAACTCCCGGTGGTCGGTGGCGTGGACGCCCAGAATTCCCCACGGTTCCTCGACGGTTCCGATGATGACGCTGATGCCGCTCACCACGCCGTGCTCGATGAGGAGGTCGGGGCCGCTGAACCGCTCTTCGG
The sequence above is drawn from the Natrononativus amylolyticus genome and encodes:
- a CDS encoding sensor histidine kinase, producing the protein MRSSPPTDTELHSRVRQQEVVTELGQQALEDNDLDQLMHDAAAAVAETLDSEYCKVLEVVSGGDGVLLRQGVGWDDGLVGTAIVPTDTNSQAGYTLLSEEPVVVDDLRTEERFSGPDLLIEHGVVSGISVIIGTVEEPWGILGVHATDHREFTEYDVTFVQSVANVLAAAIERHEYRTELEETVVELERSNTRLESFAGMLAHELRNPVSIGQIYSQRLPTETAPQAVEYVTEAFDRIESIVDVMLILVQGREAVGETTPIELSAVVREAWAGVATPEARLEVALDGVVRADETYIHLMFRNLLENAVIHGGDDVTVRVGGTDDGFFVADDGPGVPADERASVFDVGFTTAADAGGSGLGLTFVREICSVYGWTCTLTESESGGARFEFGNVEFVDERPTR